In one Ochotona princeps isolate mOchPri1 chromosome 16, mOchPri1.hap1, whole genome shotgun sequence genomic region, the following are encoded:
- the ZNF446 gene encoding zinc finger protein 446 isoform X7: protein MPSPLGPPHLSVSSPKSMLEEPEAARLRFRGFRYQEVAGPREALAQLRALCRQWLQPELCSKEQMLELLVLEQLLSTLPPEIQAWVQDQRPGSPEEAVALVEGLQHDPGQLLGWITVHVLKQAVLPVAQKTEESLESPRPSGTAEAPEAALGEGLQDARMEKSTQFSCGVKEEPGVDRQELAGHSTLLPAQSSKGHLGHGEQACTSFQPPRTEEEWGLLDSSQKELYWDTMLEKYGTVVSLGEEPPQPGCRAHLALPLSPSLASESQSLREDPPSGPEAQPPQDPGAVAWKGQLSGPSPGTPSACPLPAPPGVRLEPGALQRKPYMCKQCGRSFDWKSVFVIHHRSHTGEQSTEKMPQAPRESSTPHLSRRTLTGPRSYACEECGCSFSWKSQLVIHRKNHASQRRHFCGDCGRGFDWKSQLVIHRKSHQQEVP, encoded by the exons ATGCCCTCTCCGCTGGGTCCCCCACACCTGTCCGTCTCCAGTCCCAAGTCCATGCTTGAAGAACCTGAGGCTGCGCGCCTGCGCTTTCGGGGCTTCCGTTACCAGGAAGTGGCAGGTCCACgagaggccctggcccagctccgcgCGCTGTGCCGCCAGTGGCTGCAGCCTGAGCTGTGCTCCAAGGAGCAGATGCTGGAGCTGCTGGTGCTAGAGCAGCTCCTGAGTACACTGCCTCCCGAGATCCAGGCCTGGGTGCAGGACCAGCGGCCAGGCAGCCCTGAAGAGGCTGTGGCCTTGGTGGAGGGGCTGCAGCATGACCCTGGGCAGCTGCTGGGCTGG ATCACAGTACACGTCTTGAAGCAGGCAGTGCTCCCTGTGGCCCAGAAGACTGAGGAGTCCTTGGAGAGCCCCCGACCCTCAgggacagcagaggcccctgAGGCAGCCCTTGGGGAGGGTTTGCAAGATGCCCGGATGGAGAAATCTACCCAGTTCAGCTGCGGTGTGAAGGAAGAGCCTGGTGTTGATAGGCAGGAGCTGG CAGGCCACAGCACCCTGCTTCCTGCCCAATCCTCTAAGGGGCACCTTGGACATGGAGAACAAGCTTGTACTTCCTTCCAGCCACCTAGGACTGAG GAGGAGTGGGGACTGCTGGACTCATCGCAGAAGGAGCTGTATTGGGATACAATGCTGGAGAAATATGGCACAGTTGTCTCCCTGGGTGAGGAGCCACCCCAACCTGG GTGCAGGGCTCACCTGGCTCTGCCGCTTTCTCCTTCCCTAGCAAGTGAGAGCCAGAGCCTCCGTGAGGATCCACCCAGTGGCCCAGAGGCCCAGCCGCCCCAGGACCCGGGAGCTGTTGCCTGGAAGGGTCAGCTCTCTGGGCCCAGCCCAGGGACACCGTCTGCATGCCCTCTGCCCGCACCCCCAGGGGTCCGGCTAGAACCAGGTGCTCTGCAGAGGAAGCCCTACATGTGCAAGCAGTGTGGCCGTAGCTTTGACTGGAAGTCGGTGTTTGTCATCCACCACCGGTCTCATACTGGCGAACAGAGCACAGAGAAGATGCCCCAGGCTCCCCGGGAATCCTCTACCCCACACCTCTCACGGCGTACTCTCACTGGCCCTCGGAGCTATGCATGTGAGGAATGTGGCTGCAGCTTCAGCTGGAAATCGCAGCTGGTCATCCATCGCAAGAACCATGCCAGCCAGCGACGTCACTTCTGTGGTGACTGTGGCCGGGGCTTTGACTGGAAGTCACAGCTGGTTATCCATAGGAAGAGCCACCAGCAGGAGGTCCCCTGA
- the ZNF446 gene encoding zinc finger protein 446 isoform X2 translates to MPSPLGPPHLSVSSPKSMLEEPEAARLRFRGFRYQEVAGPREALAQLRALCRQWLQPELCSKEQMLELLVLEQLLSTLPPEIQAWVQDQRPGSPEEAVALVEGLQHDPGQLLGWITVHVLKQAVLPVAQKTEESLESPRPSGTAEAPEAALGEGLQDARMEKSTQFSCGVKEEPGVDRQELGHSTLLPAQSSKGHLGHGEQACTSFQPPRTEEEWGLLDSSQKELYWDTMLEKYGTVVSLGLPAPQTAVQVESQPEIPHMESEVHGSHCPASESQSLREDPPSGPEAQPPQDPGAVAWKGQLSGPSPGTPSACPLPAPPGVRLEPGALQRKPYMCKQCGRSFDWKSVFVIHHRSHTGEQSTEKMPQAPRESSTPHLSRRTLTGPRSYACEECGCSFSWKSQLVIHRKNHASQRRHFCGDCGRGFDWKSQLVIHRKSHQQEVP, encoded by the exons ATGCCCTCTCCGCTGGGTCCCCCACACCTGTCCGTCTCCAGTCCCAAGTCCATGCTTGAAGAACCTGAGGCTGCGCGCCTGCGCTTTCGGGGCTTCCGTTACCAGGAAGTGGCAGGTCCACgagaggccctggcccagctccgcgCGCTGTGCCGCCAGTGGCTGCAGCCTGAGCTGTGCTCCAAGGAGCAGATGCTGGAGCTGCTGGTGCTAGAGCAGCTCCTGAGTACACTGCCTCCCGAGATCCAGGCCTGGGTGCAGGACCAGCGGCCAGGCAGCCCTGAAGAGGCTGTGGCCTTGGTGGAGGGGCTGCAGCATGACCCTGGGCAGCTGCTGGGCTGG ATCACAGTACACGTCTTGAAGCAGGCAGTGCTCCCTGTGGCCCAGAAGACTGAGGAGTCCTTGGAGAGCCCCCGACCCTCAgggacagcagaggcccctgAGGCAGCCCTTGGGGAGGGTTTGCAAGATGCCCGGATGGAGAAATCTACCCAGTTCAGCTGCGGTGTGAAGGAAGAGCCTGGTGTTGATAGGCAGGAGCTGG GCCACAGCACCCTGCTTCCTGCCCAATCCTCTAAGGGGCACCTTGGACATGGAGAACAAGCTTGTACTTCCTTCCAGCCACCTAGGACTGAG GAGGAGTGGGGACTGCTGGACTCATCGCAGAAGGAGCTGTATTGGGATACAATGCTGGAGAAATATGGCACAGTTGTCTCCCTGG GGTTACCAGCTCCCCAGACAGCAGTCCAAGTCGAATCCCAGCCTGAGATACCACACATGGAGTCAGAGGTCCATGGGAGCCATTGCCCAG CAAGTGAGAGCCAGAGCCTCCGTGAGGATCCACCCAGTGGCCCAGAGGCCCAGCCGCCCCAGGACCCGGGAGCTGTTGCCTGGAAGGGTCAGCTCTCTGGGCCCAGCCCAGGGACACCGTCTGCATGCCCTCTGCCCGCACCCCCAGGGGTCCGGCTAGAACCAGGTGCTCTGCAGAGGAAGCCCTACATGTGCAAGCAGTGTGGCCGTAGCTTTGACTGGAAGTCGGTGTTTGTCATCCACCACCGGTCTCATACTGGCGAACAGAGCACAGAGAAGATGCCCCAGGCTCCCCGGGAATCCTCTACCCCACACCTCTCACGGCGTACTCTCACTGGCCCTCGGAGCTATGCATGTGAGGAATGTGGCTGCAGCTTCAGCTGGAAATCGCAGCTGGTCATCCATCGCAAGAACCATGCCAGCCAGCGACGTCACTTCTGTGGTGACTGTGGCCGGGGCTTTGACTGGAAGTCACAGCTGGTTATCCATAGGAAGAGCCACCAGCAGGAGGTCCCCTGA
- the ZNF446 gene encoding zinc finger protein 446 isoform X4, with translation MPSPLGPPHLSVSSPKSMLEEPEAARLRFRGFRYQEVAGPREALAQLRALCRQWLQPELCSKEQMLELLVLEQLLSTLPPEIQAWVQDQRPGSPEEAVALVEGLQHDPGQLLGWITVHVLKQAVLPVAQKTEESLESPRPSGTAEAPEAALGEGLQDARMEKSTQFSCGVKEEPGVDRQELAGHSTLLPAQSSKGHLGHGEQACTSFQPPRTEGYQLPRQQSKSNPSLRYHTWSQRSMGAIAQQVRARASVRIHPVAQRPSRPRTRELLPGRVSSLGPAQGHRLHALCPHPQGSG, from the exons ATGCCCTCTCCGCTGGGTCCCCCACACCTGTCCGTCTCCAGTCCCAAGTCCATGCTTGAAGAACCTGAGGCTGCGCGCCTGCGCTTTCGGGGCTTCCGTTACCAGGAAGTGGCAGGTCCACgagaggccctggcccagctccgcgCGCTGTGCCGCCAGTGGCTGCAGCCTGAGCTGTGCTCCAAGGAGCAGATGCTGGAGCTGCTGGTGCTAGAGCAGCTCCTGAGTACACTGCCTCCCGAGATCCAGGCCTGGGTGCAGGACCAGCGGCCAGGCAGCCCTGAAGAGGCTGTGGCCTTGGTGGAGGGGCTGCAGCATGACCCTGGGCAGCTGCTGGGCTGG ATCACAGTACACGTCTTGAAGCAGGCAGTGCTCCCTGTGGCCCAGAAGACTGAGGAGTCCTTGGAGAGCCCCCGACCCTCAgggacagcagaggcccctgAGGCAGCCCTTGGGGAGGGTTTGCAAGATGCCCGGATGGAGAAATCTACCCAGTTCAGCTGCGGTGTGAAGGAAGAGCCTGGTGTTGATAGGCAGGAGCTGG CAGGCCACAGCACCCTGCTTCCTGCCCAATCCTCTAAGGGGCACCTTGGACATGGAGAACAAGCTTGTACTTCCTTCCAGCCACCTAGGACTGAG GGTTACCAGCTCCCCAGACAGCAGTCCAAGTCGAATCCCAGCCTGAGATACCACACATGGAGTCAGAGGTCCATGGGAGCCATTGCCCAG CAAGTGAGAGCCAGAGCCTCCGTGAGGATCCACCCAGTGGCCCAGAGGCCCAGCCGCCCCAGGACCCGGGAGCTGTTGCCTGGAAGGGTCAGCTCTCTGGGCCCAGCCCAGGGACACCGTCTGCATGCCCTCTGCCCGCACCCCCAGGGGTCCGGCTAG
- the ZNF446 gene encoding zinc finger protein 446 isoform X5 produces the protein MPSPLGPPHLSVSSPKSMLEEPEAARLRFRGFRYQEVAGPREALAQLRALCRQWLQPELCSKEQMLELLVLEQLLSTLPPEIQAWVQDQRPGSPEEAVALVEGLQHDPGQLLGWITVHVLKQAVLPVAQKTEESLESPRPSGTAEAPEAALGEGLQDARMEKSTQFSCGVKEEPGVDRQELGHSTLLPAQSSKGHLGHGEQACTSFQPPRTEGYQLPRQQSKSNPSLRYHTWSQRSMGAIAQQVRARASVRIHPVAQRPSRPRTRELLPGRVSSLGPAQGHRLHALCPHPQGSG, from the exons ATGCCCTCTCCGCTGGGTCCCCCACACCTGTCCGTCTCCAGTCCCAAGTCCATGCTTGAAGAACCTGAGGCTGCGCGCCTGCGCTTTCGGGGCTTCCGTTACCAGGAAGTGGCAGGTCCACgagaggccctggcccagctccgcgCGCTGTGCCGCCAGTGGCTGCAGCCTGAGCTGTGCTCCAAGGAGCAGATGCTGGAGCTGCTGGTGCTAGAGCAGCTCCTGAGTACACTGCCTCCCGAGATCCAGGCCTGGGTGCAGGACCAGCGGCCAGGCAGCCCTGAAGAGGCTGTGGCCTTGGTGGAGGGGCTGCAGCATGACCCTGGGCAGCTGCTGGGCTGG ATCACAGTACACGTCTTGAAGCAGGCAGTGCTCCCTGTGGCCCAGAAGACTGAGGAGTCCTTGGAGAGCCCCCGACCCTCAgggacagcagaggcccctgAGGCAGCCCTTGGGGAGGGTTTGCAAGATGCCCGGATGGAGAAATCTACCCAGTTCAGCTGCGGTGTGAAGGAAGAGCCTGGTGTTGATAGGCAGGAGCTGG GCCACAGCACCCTGCTTCCTGCCCAATCCTCTAAGGGGCACCTTGGACATGGAGAACAAGCTTGTACTTCCTTCCAGCCACCTAGGACTGAG GGTTACCAGCTCCCCAGACAGCAGTCCAAGTCGAATCCCAGCCTGAGATACCACACATGGAGTCAGAGGTCCATGGGAGCCATTGCCCAG CAAGTGAGAGCCAGAGCCTCCGTGAGGATCCACCCAGTGGCCCAGAGGCCCAGCCGCCCCAGGACCCGGGAGCTGTTGCCTGGAAGGGTCAGCTCTCTGGGCCCAGCCCAGGGACACCGTCTGCATGCCCTCTGCCCGCACCCCCAGGGGTCCGGCTAG
- the ZNF446 gene encoding zinc finger protein 446 isoform X1 encodes MPSPLGPPHLSVSSPKSMLEEPEAARLRFRGFRYQEVAGPREALAQLRALCRQWLQPELCSKEQMLELLVLEQLLSTLPPEIQAWVQDQRPGSPEEAVALVEGLQHDPGQLLGWITVHVLKQAVLPVAQKTEESLESPRPSGTAEAPEAALGEGLQDARMEKSTQFSCGVKEEPGVDRQELAGHSTLLPAQSSKGHLGHGEQACTSFQPPRTEEEWGLLDSSQKELYWDTMLEKYGTVVSLGLPAPQTAVQVESQPEIPHMESEVHGSHCPASESQSLREDPPSGPEAQPPQDPGAVAWKGQLSGPSPGTPSACPLPAPPGVRLEPGALQRKPYMCKQCGRSFDWKSVFVIHHRSHTGEQSTEKMPQAPRESSTPHLSRRTLTGPRSYACEECGCSFSWKSQLVIHRKNHASQRRHFCGDCGRGFDWKSQLVIHRKSHQQEVP; translated from the exons ATGCCCTCTCCGCTGGGTCCCCCACACCTGTCCGTCTCCAGTCCCAAGTCCATGCTTGAAGAACCTGAGGCTGCGCGCCTGCGCTTTCGGGGCTTCCGTTACCAGGAAGTGGCAGGTCCACgagaggccctggcccagctccgcgCGCTGTGCCGCCAGTGGCTGCAGCCTGAGCTGTGCTCCAAGGAGCAGATGCTGGAGCTGCTGGTGCTAGAGCAGCTCCTGAGTACACTGCCTCCCGAGATCCAGGCCTGGGTGCAGGACCAGCGGCCAGGCAGCCCTGAAGAGGCTGTGGCCTTGGTGGAGGGGCTGCAGCATGACCCTGGGCAGCTGCTGGGCTGG ATCACAGTACACGTCTTGAAGCAGGCAGTGCTCCCTGTGGCCCAGAAGACTGAGGAGTCCTTGGAGAGCCCCCGACCCTCAgggacagcagaggcccctgAGGCAGCCCTTGGGGAGGGTTTGCAAGATGCCCGGATGGAGAAATCTACCCAGTTCAGCTGCGGTGTGAAGGAAGAGCCTGGTGTTGATAGGCAGGAGCTGG CAGGCCACAGCACCCTGCTTCCTGCCCAATCCTCTAAGGGGCACCTTGGACATGGAGAACAAGCTTGTACTTCCTTCCAGCCACCTAGGACTGAG GAGGAGTGGGGACTGCTGGACTCATCGCAGAAGGAGCTGTATTGGGATACAATGCTGGAGAAATATGGCACAGTTGTCTCCCTGG GGTTACCAGCTCCCCAGACAGCAGTCCAAGTCGAATCCCAGCCTGAGATACCACACATGGAGTCAGAGGTCCATGGGAGCCATTGCCCAG CAAGTGAGAGCCAGAGCCTCCGTGAGGATCCACCCAGTGGCCCAGAGGCCCAGCCGCCCCAGGACCCGGGAGCTGTTGCCTGGAAGGGTCAGCTCTCTGGGCCCAGCCCAGGGACACCGTCTGCATGCCCTCTGCCCGCACCCCCAGGGGTCCGGCTAGAACCAGGTGCTCTGCAGAGGAAGCCCTACATGTGCAAGCAGTGTGGCCGTAGCTTTGACTGGAAGTCGGTGTTTGTCATCCACCACCGGTCTCATACTGGCGAACAGAGCACAGAGAAGATGCCCCAGGCTCCCCGGGAATCCTCTACCCCACACCTCTCACGGCGTACTCTCACTGGCCCTCGGAGCTATGCATGTGAGGAATGTGGCTGCAGCTTCAGCTGGAAATCGCAGCTGGTCATCCATCGCAAGAACCATGCCAGCCAGCGACGTCACTTCTGTGGTGACTGTGGCCGGGGCTTTGACTGGAAGTCACAGCTGGTTATCCATAGGAAGAGCCACCAGCAGGAGGTCCCCTGA
- the ZNF446 gene encoding zinc finger protein 446 isoform X6 gives MPSPLGPPHLSVSSPKSMLEEPEAARLRFRGFRYQEVAGPREALAQLRALCRQWLQPELCSKEQMLELLVLEQLLSTLPPEIQAWVQDQRPGSPEEAVALVEGLQHDPGQLLGWITVHVLKQAVLPVAQKTEESLESPRPSGTAEAPEAALGEGLQDARMEKSTQFSCGVKEEPGVDRQELAGHSTLLPAQSSKGHLGHGEQACTSFQPPRTEGYQLPRQQSKSNPSLRYHTWSQRSMGAIAQGSG, from the exons ATGCCCTCTCCGCTGGGTCCCCCACACCTGTCCGTCTCCAGTCCCAAGTCCATGCTTGAAGAACCTGAGGCTGCGCGCCTGCGCTTTCGGGGCTTCCGTTACCAGGAAGTGGCAGGTCCACgagaggccctggcccagctccgcgCGCTGTGCCGCCAGTGGCTGCAGCCTGAGCTGTGCTCCAAGGAGCAGATGCTGGAGCTGCTGGTGCTAGAGCAGCTCCTGAGTACACTGCCTCCCGAGATCCAGGCCTGGGTGCAGGACCAGCGGCCAGGCAGCCCTGAAGAGGCTGTGGCCTTGGTGGAGGGGCTGCAGCATGACCCTGGGCAGCTGCTGGGCTGG ATCACAGTACACGTCTTGAAGCAGGCAGTGCTCCCTGTGGCCCAGAAGACTGAGGAGTCCTTGGAGAGCCCCCGACCCTCAgggacagcagaggcccctgAGGCAGCCCTTGGGGAGGGTTTGCAAGATGCCCGGATGGAGAAATCTACCCAGTTCAGCTGCGGTGTGAAGGAAGAGCCTGGTGTTGATAGGCAGGAGCTGG CAGGCCACAGCACCCTGCTTCCTGCCCAATCCTCTAAGGGGCACCTTGGACATGGAGAACAAGCTTGTACTTCCTTCCAGCCACCTAGGACTGAG GGTTACCAGCTCCCCAGACAGCAGTCCAAGTCGAATCCCAGCCTGAGATACCACACATGGAGTCAGAGGTCCATGGGAGCCATTGCCCAG GGGTCCGGCTAG
- the ZNF446 gene encoding zinc finger protein 446 isoform X3: protein MPSPLGPPHLSVSSPKSMLEEPEAARLRFRGFRYQEVAGPREALAQLRALCRQWLQPELCSKEQMLELLVLEQLLSTLPPEIQAWVQDQRPGSPEEAVALVEGLQHDPGQLLGWITVHVLKQAVLPVAQKTEESLESPRPSGTAEAPEAALGEGLQDARMEKSTQFSCGVKEEPGVDRQELAGHSTLLPAQSSKGHLGHGEQACTSFQPPRTEEEWGLLDSSQKELYWDTMLEKYGTVVSLGLPAPQTAVQVESQPEIPHMESEVHGSHCPGVRLEPGALQRKPYMCKQCGRSFDWKSVFVIHHRSHTGEQSTEKMPQAPRESSTPHLSRRTLTGPRSYACEECGCSFSWKSQLVIHRKNHASQRRHFCGDCGRGFDWKSQLVIHRKSHQQEVP from the exons ATGCCCTCTCCGCTGGGTCCCCCACACCTGTCCGTCTCCAGTCCCAAGTCCATGCTTGAAGAACCTGAGGCTGCGCGCCTGCGCTTTCGGGGCTTCCGTTACCAGGAAGTGGCAGGTCCACgagaggccctggcccagctccgcgCGCTGTGCCGCCAGTGGCTGCAGCCTGAGCTGTGCTCCAAGGAGCAGATGCTGGAGCTGCTGGTGCTAGAGCAGCTCCTGAGTACACTGCCTCCCGAGATCCAGGCCTGGGTGCAGGACCAGCGGCCAGGCAGCCCTGAAGAGGCTGTGGCCTTGGTGGAGGGGCTGCAGCATGACCCTGGGCAGCTGCTGGGCTGG ATCACAGTACACGTCTTGAAGCAGGCAGTGCTCCCTGTGGCCCAGAAGACTGAGGAGTCCTTGGAGAGCCCCCGACCCTCAgggacagcagaggcccctgAGGCAGCCCTTGGGGAGGGTTTGCAAGATGCCCGGATGGAGAAATCTACCCAGTTCAGCTGCGGTGTGAAGGAAGAGCCTGGTGTTGATAGGCAGGAGCTGG CAGGCCACAGCACCCTGCTTCCTGCCCAATCCTCTAAGGGGCACCTTGGACATGGAGAACAAGCTTGTACTTCCTTCCAGCCACCTAGGACTGAG GAGGAGTGGGGACTGCTGGACTCATCGCAGAAGGAGCTGTATTGGGATACAATGCTGGAGAAATATGGCACAGTTGTCTCCCTGG GGTTACCAGCTCCCCAGACAGCAGTCCAAGTCGAATCCCAGCCTGAGATACCACACATGGAGTCAGAGGTCCATGGGAGCCATTGCCCAG GGGTCCGGCTAGAACCAGGTGCTCTGCAGAGGAAGCCCTACATGTGCAAGCAGTGTGGCCGTAGCTTTGACTGGAAGTCGGTGTTTGTCATCCACCACCGGTCTCATACTGGCGAACAGAGCACAGAGAAGATGCCCCAGGCTCCCCGGGAATCCTCTACCCCACACCTCTCACGGCGTACTCTCACTGGCCCTCGGAGCTATGCATGTGAGGAATGTGGCTGCAGCTTCAGCTGGAAATCGCAGCTGGTCATCCATCGCAAGAACCATGCCAGCCAGCGACGTCACTTCTGTGGTGACTGTGGCCGGGGCTTTGACTGGAAGTCACAGCTGGTTATCCATAGGAAGAGCCACCAGCAGGAGGTCCCCTGA
- the SLC27A5 gene encoding long-chain fatty acid transport protein 5, whose translation MGGRQQLAGLLLLLFLLWVLAQPLWPAAVALALRWLLGDPTCCMLLGLAVLVQPWLSPWMPHWVSLAAAAIALMLLPPRPPPGLRWLPSDITYVLKVIFLGLRVRQRFNRQPPDTFVDTFEWQAQVHPGRVSLVWTGPGACSLTFSELDARACQAAWTLKDHLGGSTGLIAGEPVALLVLASHAIPGLSLWLGLAKLGCPVAWINPQVCGPPLAHSVLASGAKVLLVDPDLQDSLEEVLPKLQAENVHCFYFSPSSPTPGVGALGAALDTASSKPVPADLRAKITRKSPAVYIYTSGTTGLPKAAIVTHEKILQISQMLSLCGVTPDDIVYVVLPLHHTMGLILGLLGCLELGATCVLVPKFSASNFWRDCRQHGVTVILYVGEVLRYLCNVPQQPDDKIHSVRLAIGNGLRENVWKAFQQRFGPIRICEAYGSTEGNAGFFNYPGHCGAVGKTSCFLRMLAPFELVQFDTEAAEPVRDKRGFCIPVRPGKAGLLLTKVLRRNPFMGYRGPKEQSERKLVQHVRQEGDIYYNTGDVLVMDQEGFLYFQDRLGDTFRWKSENVSTREVESVLNLVDFLQEVNVYGVPVPGCEGKIGMAAVQLAPGRTFNGQELYQHVRAWLPTYAAPHFIRIQDTLEITSTFKLKKSQLVQEGFNMEIIGDPLFILDNQAQTFRPLTADTYQAVCEGTWKL comes from the exons ATGGGTGGCAGGCAACAACTCgctggtcttctgctgctgttattTCTGCTGTGGGTCCTAGCACAGCCCTTGTGGCCCGCAGCCGTGGCCCTGGCCCTGCGTTGGCTCCTGGGGGACCCCACATGCTGCATGCTGCTTGGCCTGGCTGTGCTGGTGCaaccctggctcagcccctggaTGCCCCACTGGGTGAGCCTGGCAGCTGCGGCCATTGCACTGATGCTGCTACCCCCGCGGCCACCTCCAGGTCTACGCTGGCTGCCTTCAGACATTACCTATGTGCTCAAGGTTATCTTCTTAGGCCTGCGGGTTAGGCAACGCTTCAATCGGCAGCCTCCTGATACCTTCGTGGATACCTTTGAGTGGCAGGCACAAGTACACCCTGGCCGTGTGTCTTTGGTGTGGACAGGCCCTGGGGCTTGCTCTCTCACCTTCAGTGAGCTGGATGCCAGGGCTTGCCAGGCAGCATGGACTCTGAAGGATCATCTGGGCGGCTCCACTGGCCTAATTGCTGGGGAACCTGTTGCCCTCCTGGTACTGGCCTCTCATGCCATTCCTGGTCTGagtctgtggctggggctggccaaACTGGGCTGCCCAGTGGCCTGGATCAACCCACAGGTCTGTGGGCCTCCACTGGCGCACTCTGTGCTGGCTTCTGGGGCCAAGGTGCTGCTGGTGGACCCAG ATCTCCAGGACAGCCTGGAGGAAGTGCTTCCCAAACTGCAGGCCGAGAACGTCCATTGCTTCTACTTTAGCCCTAGCTCCCCTACACCAGGGGTGGGGGCTCTGGGAGCTGCCCTGGATACTGCATCGTCCAAGCCAGTGCCTGCTGACCTGCGTGCCAAGATCACCCGGAAGAGCCCTGCTGTGTACATCTACACTTCAGGGACCACCG GGCTCCCAAAGGCGGCTATTGTCACACATGAGAAGATCCTGCAGATAAGCCAAATGCTATCCTTGTGTGGGGTCACACCTGATGACATCGTGTATGTGGTCCTGCCTCTGCATCACACAATGGGCCTTATTCTTGGGCTCCTGGGCTGCTTAGAGCTTG gAGCCACCTGTGTCCTGGTCCCCAAGTTCTCCGCCTCCAACTTCTGGAGAGACTGCCGGCAGCATGGCGTGACTGTGATTCTGTATGTGGGCGAGGTTCTGCGGTACCTGTGTAATGTTCCCCAG CAACCAGATGACAAGATACACTCAGTCCGCCTGGCGATTGGCAATGGACTCCGGGAAAACGTGTGGAAGGCCTTCCAGCAGCGCTTTGGTCCCATCCGGATTTGTGAAGCCTATGGCTCCACCGAGGGCAATGCTGGCTTCTTCAACTATCCAGGGCATTGTGGGGCCGTGGGCAAGACGAGCTGCTTTCTTCGA ATGCTGGCTCCTTTTGAGCTCGTGCAGTTTGACACTGAGGCAGCGGAGCCTGTGAGGGACAAGCGAGGATTCTGCATCCCTGTGAGGCCAG GGAAAGCAGGGCTCCTCCTGACTAAGGTCCTACGCCGCAACCCCTTCATGGGCTACCGCGGGCCCAAAGAACAGTCAGAACGGAAACTGGTGCAACATGTGCGCCAAGAAGGCGATATTTACTACAACACCGGGGATGTACTGGTCATGGACCAGGAAGGATTCCTCTACTTCCAAGACCGACTTGGAGACACCTTCCG ATGGAAGAGTGAGAACGTGTCTACCCGGGAGGTGGAGAGCGTGCTGAACCTTGTGGACTTCCTGCAGGAAGTGAATGTCTATGGCGTGCCTGTGCCAG GGTGTGAAGGCAAGATAGGCATGGCAGCCGTGCAGCTGGCCCCTGGCCGGACTTTCAATGGGCAGGAGTTGTACCAGCATGTCCGTGCCTGGCTCCCAACTTATGCTGCTCCACATTTCATCCGCATCCAG GACACCCTGGAGATCACCAGCACCTTCAAGCTGAAGAAGTCTCAGTTGGTGCAAGAGGGCTTCAACATGGAGATCATTGGTGACCCCCTGTTTATACTGGACAACCAGGCCCAGACCTTTCGGCCCCTGACAGCAGACACGTACCAGGCTGTGTGTGAGGGGACCTGGAAGCTCTGA